From a single Apium graveolens cultivar Ventura chromosome 2, ASM990537v1, whole genome shotgun sequence genomic region:
- the LOC141708956 gene encoding uncharacterized protein LOC141708956 isoform X2, which yields MEENEGFNLIDVSSENDSLITSITNHISSSTLPPQSSGDLGANGKDGNDLSNGFGEQLPQLFGTAEPPSSKKTSKYNLRKSLAWESAFLESSGDLGANGVDGNDLSNGFGEQLPQLFKTEVPPSSKKTSKYNLRKSLAWDSAFFESPGFLDAEDISTMIDGAEKGKKHILPGIDEDIGRSTESISTLLSENLTLKSLEADLFEDIRASIQKSSMASGISNSNRKAAAKDTDKPLGSSVKKVDVTSRNRIATNRTSMTQSGGMQGSGRNLKKESSFPLATQPAQRNGNSASSLSQAPKISTKPGTMPAITTKRASLGVNGTRIETSNSKVGIKGTQVPKAAGLSGPRRSVPKPASVSEASSSVSSGASSKEIRSFSSSSNNGCNSTFTKKVHKFPSTSLRTKTEVKPVTKASSSIPKASPKVPLRKKPTGTSGPPSSLMSSKISSSISPSSSISEWSSVSSSTSTANQRLTSRTSIDTNTLCSTDDKRFSTRTSFDTYRSMDSDTPSILSSDVQLNGNMSDGNMHQCNEPVIPQDAKRTPGQSSVPSRSALAKPSGLRMPSPKIGFFDGAKSVVRTPSGCRQSQSCLPTGLPKIGAAFRSPDGSLKKAEEKIPTGRKAAAGSNTALDTLKFASPKLSQEPSRASMNGHIARRSALSPFISSEVKRSNNTTGRQQSEVASTNIELEGLNSASRKQSQDCVPGVSPEVHHEKDGSDCRLKTEDVKFGKPESAKHATASASDFIFNFASV from the exons ATGGAAGAGAACGAGGGCTTCAATTTGATCGATGTCTCATCGGAGAACGATTCTCTTATTACCTCCATTACTAATCACATTTCCTCTTCTACCCTCCCTCCACAATCTTCAG GAGATTTAGGTGCAAATGGAAAAGATGGAAATGATCTTAGTAATGGGTTCGGTGAACAATTGCCACAGCTTTTCGGAACAGCAGAACCTCCAAGCTCCAAAAAAACTAGTAAGTATAATCTGCGCAAGAGTTTGGCATGGGAGAGTGCCTTCTTGGAGAGTTCAG GAGATTTAGGTGCAAATGGAGTAGATGGAAATGATCTTAGTAATGGGTTCGGTGAACAATTGCCACAGCTTTTCAAAACAGAAGTACCTCCAAGCTCGAAGAAAACTAGCAAGTATAATCTGCGCAAGAGTTTGGCATGGGACAGTGCCTTCTTCGAGAGTCCAG GTTTTTTGGATGCTGAGGATATATCAACCATGATTGATGGAGCTGAGAAGGGTAAAAAACATATTTTACCTGGGATTGATGAAGATATAGGCAGATCTACCGAGTCAATCTCAACATTACTAAGTGAGAATTTGACACTTAAAAGCCTCGAGGCTGATTTGTTCGAGGACATTAGAGCTTCAATCCAGAAATCTAGTATGGCATCTGGCATATCAAATTCAAACCGCAAGGCAGCAGCAAAGGATACAGATAAACCACTTGGTTCTT CTGTAAAAAAAGTGGACGTCACTTCGCGAAATAGG ATTGCCACAAACAGGACTTCGATGACACAATCTGGTGGAATGCAAGGATCTGGaaggaatttgaagaaggaatcTAGTTTTCCACTAGCTACACAG CCTGCTCAGCGAAATGGTAACTCTGCATCATCACTTTCTCAAGCACCGAAGATCAGCACCAAGCCGGGGACTATGCCGGCAATTACAACCAAAAGGGCTTCTTTGGGTGTCAATGGTACTAGAATTGAAACTAGTAACTCAAAAG TTGGAATTAAAGGAACACAAGTTCCCAAAGCAGCAGGGTTGTCTGGTCCCCGGAGGAGTGTGCCTAAGCCTGCCTCAGTTTCAGAAGCATCTAGCTCGGTTTCTTCTGGTGCTTCTTCTAAGGAGATAAGAAGTTTTTCTTCCTCGAGTAACAACGGTTGTAACAGTACTTTTACCAAAAAGGTTCACAAATTTCCATCGACTTCTCTAAGAACAAAAACGGAAGTCAAACCTGTTACCAAAGCTTCATCTTCAATACCTAAAGCTTCTCCAAAGGTTCCATTAAGGAAAAAGCCAACTGGTACATCTGGTCCACCCTCTTCCTTGATGTCGTCTAAGATCTCTTCTAGCATATCACCTTCAAGTTCTATAAGTGAATGGTCTTCGGTATCGTCATCAACCTCTACAGCTAATCAAAGGCTTACGTCAAGGACAAGCATTGATACCAACACTCTGTGCTCCACTGATGATAAAAGGTTTTCTACAAGGACGAGCTTTGATACCTACAGATCCATGGACAGTGATACCCCTTCTATTCTGAGTTCTGATGTCCAGTTAAATGGAAATATGTCAGATGGGAATATGCACCAGTGTAATGAACCAGTGATACCTCAGGATGCAAAGAGAACTCCTGGGCAAAGCAGTGTGCCTTCTCGATCTGCTTTGGCAAAACCCTCAGGGCTTCGGATGCCATCTCCTAAAATAGGGTTCTTTGATGGA GCCAAATCTGTAGTTCGTACTCCCAGTGGTTGTCGGCAATCTCAATCGTGTTTACCAACTGGTTTGCCGAAAATCGGAGCTGCTTTCCGTAGCCCAGATGGGAGcttgaagaaagctgaagaaaAGATTCCAACTGGAAGAAAGGCAGCAGCAGGTTCAAACACGGCGCTGGATACTTTGAAATTCGCTTCTCCAAAATTATCTCAAGAACCATCAAGGGCTTCTATGAATGGCCACATTGCTCGTAGGAGTGCATTAAGTCCCTTCATATCTTCTGAGGTGAAGCGTTCAAACAACACAACTGGTAGGCAACAGTCTGAAGTGGCTAGTACAAACATTGAGCTTGAAGGTTTGAACTCCGCTTCTCGGAAACAATCTCAAGATTGTGTTCCTGGTGTTTCTCCAGAAGTTCACCATGAAAAGGATGGATCAGACTGTCGTCTCAAAACCGAGGATGTGAAATTTGGAAAACCTGAAAGTGCGAAACACGCCACAGCTAGTGCAAgtgattttatttttaattttgccTCGGTCTGA
- the LOC141708956 gene encoding uncharacterized protein LOC141708956 isoform X3, whose translation MEENEGFNLIDVSSENDSLITSITNHISSSTLPPQSSGDLGANGKDGNDLSNGFGEQLPQLFGTAEPPSSKKTRDLGANGVDGNDLSNGFGEQLPQLFKTEVPPSSKKTSKYNLRKSLAWDSAFFESPGFLDAEDISTMIDGAEKGKKHILPGIDEDIGRSTESISTLLSENLTLKSLEADLFEDIRASIQKSSMASGISNSNRKAAAKDTDKPLGSSVKKVDVTSRNRIATNRTSMTQSGGMQGSGRNLKKESSFPLATQPAQRNGNSASSLSQAPKISTKPGTMPAITTKRASLGVNGTRIETSNSKVTVGIKGTQVPKAAGLSGPRRSVPKPASVSEASSSVSSGASSKEIRSFSSSSNNGCNSTFTKKVHKFPSTSLRTKTEVKPVTKASSSIPKASPKVPLRKKPTGTSGPPSSLMSSKISSSISPSSSISEWSSVSSSTSTANQRLTSRTSIDTNTLCSTDDKRFSTRTSFDTYRSMDSDTPSILSSDVQLNGNMSDGNMHQCNEPVIPQDAKRTPGQSSVPSRSALAKPSGLRMPSPKIGFFDGAKSVVRTPSGCRQSQSCLPTGLPKIGAAFRSPDGSLKKAEEKIPTGRKAAAGSNTALDTLKFASPKLSQEPSRASMNGHIARRSALSPFISSEVKRSNNTTGRQQSEVASTNIELEGLNSASRKQSQDCVPGVSPEVHHEKDGSDCRLKTEDVKFGKPESAKHATASASDFIFNFASV comes from the exons ATGGAAGAGAACGAGGGCTTCAATTTGATCGATGTCTCATCGGAGAACGATTCTCTTATTACCTCCATTACTAATCACATTTCCTCTTCTACCCTCCCTCCACAATCTTCAG GAGATTTAGGTGCAAATGGAAAAGATGGAAATGATCTTAGTAATGGGTTCGGTGAACAATTGCCACAGCTTTTCGGAACAGCAGAACCTCCAAGCTCCAAAAAAACTA GAGATTTAGGTGCAAATGGAGTAGATGGAAATGATCTTAGTAATGGGTTCGGTGAACAATTGCCACAGCTTTTCAAAACAGAAGTACCTCCAAGCTCGAAGAAAACTAGCAAGTATAATCTGCGCAAGAGTTTGGCATGGGACAGTGCCTTCTTCGAGAGTCCAG GTTTTTTGGATGCTGAGGATATATCAACCATGATTGATGGAGCTGAGAAGGGTAAAAAACATATTTTACCTGGGATTGATGAAGATATAGGCAGATCTACCGAGTCAATCTCAACATTACTAAGTGAGAATTTGACACTTAAAAGCCTCGAGGCTGATTTGTTCGAGGACATTAGAGCTTCAATCCAGAAATCTAGTATGGCATCTGGCATATCAAATTCAAACCGCAAGGCAGCAGCAAAGGATACAGATAAACCACTTGGTTCTT CTGTAAAAAAAGTGGACGTCACTTCGCGAAATAGG ATTGCCACAAACAGGACTTCGATGACACAATCTGGTGGAATGCAAGGATCTGGaaggaatttgaagaaggaatcTAGTTTTCCACTAGCTACACAG CCTGCTCAGCGAAATGGTAACTCTGCATCATCACTTTCTCAAGCACCGAAGATCAGCACCAAGCCGGGGACTATGCCGGCAATTACAACCAAAAGGGCTTCTTTGGGTGTCAATGGTACTAGAATTGAAACTAGTAACTCAAAAG TGACAGTTGGAATTAAAGGAACACAAGTTCCCAAAGCAGCAGGGTTGTCTGGTCCCCGGAGGAGTGTGCCTAAGCCTGCCTCAGTTTCAGAAGCATCTAGCTCGGTTTCTTCTGGTGCTTCTTCTAAGGAGATAAGAAGTTTTTCTTCCTCGAGTAACAACGGTTGTAACAGTACTTTTACCAAAAAGGTTCACAAATTTCCATCGACTTCTCTAAGAACAAAAACGGAAGTCAAACCTGTTACCAAAGCTTCATCTTCAATACCTAAAGCTTCTCCAAAGGTTCCATTAAGGAAAAAGCCAACTGGTACATCTGGTCCACCCTCTTCCTTGATGTCGTCTAAGATCTCTTCTAGCATATCACCTTCAAGTTCTATAAGTGAATGGTCTTCGGTATCGTCATCAACCTCTACAGCTAATCAAAGGCTTACGTCAAGGACAAGCATTGATACCAACACTCTGTGCTCCACTGATGATAAAAGGTTTTCTACAAGGACGAGCTTTGATACCTACAGATCCATGGACAGTGATACCCCTTCTATTCTGAGTTCTGATGTCCAGTTAAATGGAAATATGTCAGATGGGAATATGCACCAGTGTAATGAACCAGTGATACCTCAGGATGCAAAGAGAACTCCTGGGCAAAGCAGTGTGCCTTCTCGATCTGCTTTGGCAAAACCCTCAGGGCTTCGGATGCCATCTCCTAAAATAGGGTTCTTTGATGGA GCCAAATCTGTAGTTCGTACTCCCAGTGGTTGTCGGCAATCTCAATCGTGTTTACCAACTGGTTTGCCGAAAATCGGAGCTGCTTTCCGTAGCCCAGATGGGAGcttgaagaaagctgaagaaaAGATTCCAACTGGAAGAAAGGCAGCAGCAGGTTCAAACACGGCGCTGGATACTTTGAAATTCGCTTCTCCAAAATTATCTCAAGAACCATCAAGGGCTTCTATGAATGGCCACATTGCTCGTAGGAGTGCATTAAGTCCCTTCATATCTTCTGAGGTGAAGCGTTCAAACAACACAACTGGTAGGCAACAGTCTGAAGTGGCTAGTACAAACATTGAGCTTGAAGGTTTGAACTCCGCTTCTCGGAAACAATCTCAAGATTGTGTTCCTGGTGTTTCTCCAGAAGTTCACCATGAAAAGGATGGATCAGACTGTCGTCTCAAAACCGAGGATGTGAAATTTGGAAAACCTGAAAGTGCGAAACACGCCACAGCTAGTGCAAgtgattttatttttaattttgccTCGGTCTGA
- the LOC141708956 gene encoding uncharacterized protein LOC141708956 isoform X1, with amino-acid sequence MEENEGFNLIDVSSENDSLITSITNHISSSTLPPQSSGDLGANGKDGNDLSNGFGEQLPQLFGTAEPPSSKKTSKYNLRKSLAWESAFLESSGDLGANGVDGNDLSNGFGEQLPQLFKTEVPPSSKKTSKYNLRKSLAWDSAFFESPGFLDAEDISTMIDGAEKGKKHILPGIDEDIGRSTESISTLLSENLTLKSLEADLFEDIRASIQKSSMASGISNSNRKAAAKDTDKPLGSSVKKVDVTSRNRIATNRTSMTQSGGMQGSGRNLKKESSFPLATQPAQRNGNSASSLSQAPKISTKPGTMPAITTKRASLGVNGTRIETSNSKVTVGIKGTQVPKAAGLSGPRRSVPKPASVSEASSSVSSGASSKEIRSFSSSSNNGCNSTFTKKVHKFPSTSLRTKTEVKPVTKASSSIPKASPKVPLRKKPTGTSGPPSSLMSSKISSSISPSSSISEWSSVSSSTSTANQRLTSRTSIDTNTLCSTDDKRFSTRTSFDTYRSMDSDTPSILSSDVQLNGNMSDGNMHQCNEPVIPQDAKRTPGQSSVPSRSALAKPSGLRMPSPKIGFFDGAKSVVRTPSGCRQSQSCLPTGLPKIGAAFRSPDGSLKKAEEKIPTGRKAAAGSNTALDTLKFASPKLSQEPSRASMNGHIARRSALSPFISSEVKRSNNTTGRQQSEVASTNIELEGLNSASRKQSQDCVPGVSPEVHHEKDGSDCRLKTEDVKFGKPESAKHATASASDFIFNFASV; translated from the exons ATGGAAGAGAACGAGGGCTTCAATTTGATCGATGTCTCATCGGAGAACGATTCTCTTATTACCTCCATTACTAATCACATTTCCTCTTCTACCCTCCCTCCACAATCTTCAG GAGATTTAGGTGCAAATGGAAAAGATGGAAATGATCTTAGTAATGGGTTCGGTGAACAATTGCCACAGCTTTTCGGAACAGCAGAACCTCCAAGCTCCAAAAAAACTAGTAAGTATAATCTGCGCAAGAGTTTGGCATGGGAGAGTGCCTTCTTGGAGAGTTCAG GAGATTTAGGTGCAAATGGAGTAGATGGAAATGATCTTAGTAATGGGTTCGGTGAACAATTGCCACAGCTTTTCAAAACAGAAGTACCTCCAAGCTCGAAGAAAACTAGCAAGTATAATCTGCGCAAGAGTTTGGCATGGGACAGTGCCTTCTTCGAGAGTCCAG GTTTTTTGGATGCTGAGGATATATCAACCATGATTGATGGAGCTGAGAAGGGTAAAAAACATATTTTACCTGGGATTGATGAAGATATAGGCAGATCTACCGAGTCAATCTCAACATTACTAAGTGAGAATTTGACACTTAAAAGCCTCGAGGCTGATTTGTTCGAGGACATTAGAGCTTCAATCCAGAAATCTAGTATGGCATCTGGCATATCAAATTCAAACCGCAAGGCAGCAGCAAAGGATACAGATAAACCACTTGGTTCTT CTGTAAAAAAAGTGGACGTCACTTCGCGAAATAGG ATTGCCACAAACAGGACTTCGATGACACAATCTGGTGGAATGCAAGGATCTGGaaggaatttgaagaaggaatcTAGTTTTCCACTAGCTACACAG CCTGCTCAGCGAAATGGTAACTCTGCATCATCACTTTCTCAAGCACCGAAGATCAGCACCAAGCCGGGGACTATGCCGGCAATTACAACCAAAAGGGCTTCTTTGGGTGTCAATGGTACTAGAATTGAAACTAGTAACTCAAAAG TGACAGTTGGAATTAAAGGAACACAAGTTCCCAAAGCAGCAGGGTTGTCTGGTCCCCGGAGGAGTGTGCCTAAGCCTGCCTCAGTTTCAGAAGCATCTAGCTCGGTTTCTTCTGGTGCTTCTTCTAAGGAGATAAGAAGTTTTTCTTCCTCGAGTAACAACGGTTGTAACAGTACTTTTACCAAAAAGGTTCACAAATTTCCATCGACTTCTCTAAGAACAAAAACGGAAGTCAAACCTGTTACCAAAGCTTCATCTTCAATACCTAAAGCTTCTCCAAAGGTTCCATTAAGGAAAAAGCCAACTGGTACATCTGGTCCACCCTCTTCCTTGATGTCGTCTAAGATCTCTTCTAGCATATCACCTTCAAGTTCTATAAGTGAATGGTCTTCGGTATCGTCATCAACCTCTACAGCTAATCAAAGGCTTACGTCAAGGACAAGCATTGATACCAACACTCTGTGCTCCACTGATGATAAAAGGTTTTCTACAAGGACGAGCTTTGATACCTACAGATCCATGGACAGTGATACCCCTTCTATTCTGAGTTCTGATGTCCAGTTAAATGGAAATATGTCAGATGGGAATATGCACCAGTGTAATGAACCAGTGATACCTCAGGATGCAAAGAGAACTCCTGGGCAAAGCAGTGTGCCTTCTCGATCTGCTTTGGCAAAACCCTCAGGGCTTCGGATGCCATCTCCTAAAATAGGGTTCTTTGATGGA GCCAAATCTGTAGTTCGTACTCCCAGTGGTTGTCGGCAATCTCAATCGTGTTTACCAACTGGTTTGCCGAAAATCGGAGCTGCTTTCCGTAGCCCAGATGGGAGcttgaagaaagctgaagaaaAGATTCCAACTGGAAGAAAGGCAGCAGCAGGTTCAAACACGGCGCTGGATACTTTGAAATTCGCTTCTCCAAAATTATCTCAAGAACCATCAAGGGCTTCTATGAATGGCCACATTGCTCGTAGGAGTGCATTAAGTCCCTTCATATCTTCTGAGGTGAAGCGTTCAAACAACACAACTGGTAGGCAACAGTCTGAAGTGGCTAGTACAAACATTGAGCTTGAAGGTTTGAACTCCGCTTCTCGGAAACAATCTCAAGATTGTGTTCCTGGTGTTTCTCCAGAAGTTCACCATGAAAAGGATGGATCAGACTGTCGTCTCAAAACCGAGGATGTGAAATTTGGAAAACCTGAAAGTGCGAAACACGCCACAGCTAGTGCAAgtgattttatttttaattttgccTCGGTCTGA